From the genome of Geobacter sp. SVR, one region includes:
- a CDS encoding bifunctional UDP-4-keto-pentose/UDP-xylose synthase, which produces MKVLILGVNGFIGNALTHRILTTTDWEVFGLDMACDKLERSLGDARFHFLEGDITINKEWIEYNIKKCDVVLPLVAIATPVTYVRDPLRVFELDFEENLKIIRLCHKYKKRVIFPSTSEVYGMSPDREFDEDNSPLMLGPIAKERWIYSCAKQMLDRVIYAYGMHEGLKFTLFRPFNWIGPKLDSIHTAKEGSSRVLTQFLYNILAGEPIQLVDGGNQRRSFTYIEDGIDCLMRIIANENGCADGKIFNIGNPSNDLSVKELAHKLRDMVAEFPLYREKAEKCVIEEVTSDSFYGKGYQDMLTRVPSVRRAKESLGWEPVTTIEDALRKTLEFYLVDEREKLSEFL; this is translated from the coding sequence ATGAAAGTACTCATACTGGGCGTCAACGGCTTCATCGGCAATGCTCTCACTCACCGTATCCTCACCACCACCGACTGGGAAGTGTTCGGTCTGGACATGGCGTGTGACAAGCTGGAGCGCTCTTTGGGCGATGCCCGTTTCCATTTCCTGGAAGGGGATATCACCATCAATAAGGAATGGATCGAGTATAATATCAAGAAGTGCGACGTGGTGTTGCCGCTGGTGGCCATCGCCACGCCGGTGACCTATGTCAGGGATCCGCTCAGGGTTTTCGAGCTGGACTTCGAGGAAAACCTCAAGATCATCCGTCTGTGCCACAAGTACAAGAAACGGGTGATCTTCCCGTCCACCTCCGAGGTCTACGGCATGTCGCCGGACCGGGAATTCGACGAGGACAACTCTCCGCTGATGCTGGGGCCGATCGCCAAGGAGCGCTGGATCTACTCCTGCGCCAAGCAGATGCTGGACCGCGTGATCTATGCCTACGGCATGCATGAGGGGCTGAAATTCACCCTGTTCCGCCCCTTCAACTGGATCGGGCCCAAACTGGACAGCATCCACACAGCCAAAGAGGGGAGCTCCCGGGTCCTGACGCAGTTTCTCTACAACATCCTGGCCGGTGAGCCGATCCAGTTGGTGGATGGCGGCAACCAGCGCCGCTCCTTTACCTACATCGAGGACGGCATTGACTGCCTGATGCGGATCATCGCCAACGAGAACGGCTGCGCCGACGGTAAAATCTTCAACATCGGCAATCCCTCCAACGACCTGTCGGTCAAGGAACTGGCCCATAAGCTGCGCGACATGGTGGCCGAGTTCCCGCTTTACCGCGAGAAGGCCGAAAAGTGCGTGATCGAGGAGGTCACCTCGGACAGCTTCTACGGCAAGGGCTATCAGGACATGCTGACCCGCGTGCCGTCGGTGCGGCGCGCCAAGGAGAGCCTGGGATGGGAGCCGGTGACCACCATCGAGGATGCCCTGCGCAAGACCTTGGAGTTCTATCTGGTGGATGAGCGGGAAAAACTGTCGGAATTCCTCTGA
- the gspN gene encoding type II secretion system protein GspN, with protein sequence MTKGQRLLRTIALGAGGAFLFVVLTYLFIPTSRIDALIAQVLAEQGLSLAPGAHKTLLPGLRWNDALLSSEQGGVAHFDRLRVRLQLLPLLMGRVGVRAAADIGKGQLDLFYGVTGREAFALHTDGINLTDIPIFKTVLGATASGNFWSEGEVTRSAKGLNGELKLEVKQLAYAGVKMGAFPLPDASNLRSQGMVRITDSQVRLESFTLQGEGIYMRLSGNLPGGAKTANAPLDLVLEIMPKPEFLERQKLTFLLLAKFQVSPGVYRVPIRGTLLKPEIF encoded by the coding sequence ATGACAAAAGGACAACGGTTGCTGCGCACTATAGCGCTCGGCGCCGGTGGGGCATTCCTGTTCGTCGTTCTGACCTACCTGTTCATTCCCACCAGCCGGATCGATGCGCTCATCGCTCAGGTGTTGGCGGAACAGGGGCTTTCATTGGCTCCCGGGGCCCACAAGACCCTTCTGCCCGGCCTGAGATGGAATGATGCGCTGCTTTCCTCCGAACAGGGAGGAGTCGCGCACTTCGACCGGCTGCGGGTGCGGCTGCAACTGCTGCCCCTGCTGATGGGCAGGGTGGGTGTCCGTGCCGCAGCGGACATCGGAAAAGGGCAGTTGGACCTGTTCTACGGAGTTACCGGACGGGAAGCCTTCGCACTGCATACGGACGGCATCAATCTGACGGATATACCCATTTTCAAAACAGTGCTGGGAGCGACTGCCAGCGGCAATTTCTGGAGCGAAGGGGAGGTTACCCGGTCAGCGAAGGGGCTGAACGGGGAGCTGAAGCTGGAAGTGAAGCAGTTGGCCTACGCCGGGGTAAAGATGGGTGCCTTCCCGCTCCCGGACGCGTCGAACCTGCGCAGCCAGGGCATGGTCCGGATTACGGACAGCCAGGTCCGCCTGGAAAGCTTCACGCTCCAAGGGGAGGGGATCTACATGCGGCTTTCCGGGAATCTGCCCGGCGGAGCCAAGACTGCCAACGCCCCCTTGGATCTGGTCCTGGAGATCATGCCCAAGCCCGAGTTTTTGGAACGACAGAAACTGACCTTCCTGCTGCTGGCCAAGTTCCAGGTTTCACCCGGCGTATACCGGGTTCCGATTCGTGGTACACTGTTGAAACCGGAGATTTTCTGA
- a CDS encoding general secretion pathway protein GspM — MRFFDRVLDFWRNLDSRMRLWAGCALIAVLAVVLGWSALAGKNAQLERKRKAREAVLKELMPLRVAYRSAKLSSDTMAGRLAAVRPEDSPAKVIEEIGIRGKGVKIAPVKGERRGNIQEDAADVSIEGLTANEAINLIYRLEKGGRPLLLKKSNLRVRFDDPSRFDLSMTVALLKPAPGSAK, encoded by the coding sequence ATGAGGTTCTTCGATCGGGTCCTCGATTTCTGGCGCAACCTGGACAGCCGGATGCGGCTGTGGGCCGGCTGCGCACTGATAGCCGTGCTGGCGGTCGTGCTGGGATGGTCGGCCCTGGCCGGAAAGAATGCGCAACTGGAGCGCAAGCGCAAGGCCCGGGAGGCGGTACTGAAGGAATTGATGCCGCTGCGGGTAGCCTATCGTTCGGCCAAGCTGTCGTCCGACACCATGGCAGGCCGTCTGGCGGCGGTACGTCCCGAAGATTCGCCGGCCAAAGTGATCGAAGAGATCGGCATCAGGGGCAAAGGGGTCAAGATTGCCCCGGTCAAGGGAGAGCGGCGCGGGAACATCCAGGAGGATGCCGCTGACGTGAGTATCGAAGGCCTGACCGCCAATGAGGCCATCAACCTGATCTATCGCCTGGAGAAGGGGGGACGGCCGCTGCTGCTCAAGAAGAGCAACCTGCGGGTGCGCTTCGATGATCCCTCCCGTTTCGACCTATCCATGACCGTAGCCCTGCTCAAGCCGGCCCCCGGATCTGCCAAATGA
- a CDS encoding Tfp pilus assembly protein FimT/FimU — MLSRRGFTLIELVVVLALISLVMMLVIPRLPSTESEDLKNSARTLAATLRYMQDRAATNRTTYYLNFEPGTDTLRISEAAADGSEKEPEDPLLQKRPIEKGIQVADVVVPRLGKVTDGQFRLDIGMGGLRDFIIIHLRAANDSFWTVMAFPAGGKVKVYQGYQEEPL, encoded by the coding sequence GTGCTCAGTCGTCGCGGTTTCACGCTGATCGAGCTGGTCGTGGTACTGGCGCTGATCTCCCTGGTGATGATGCTGGTAATACCGCGTCTCCCTTCCACGGAGAGCGAGGACCTGAAGAACTCGGCCCGCACGCTTGCCGCCACCCTGCGCTACATGCAGGACCGCGCCGCCACCAACAGGACAACCTATTATCTCAATTTTGAGCCGGGTACCGATACGCTCAGAATTTCCGAGGCTGCTGCCGACGGGAGCGAGAAGGAGCCGGAAGACCCGTTGCTGCAGAAACGGCCGATCGAGAAAGGCATCCAGGTGGCAGATGTGGTCGTGCCGCGCCTGGGCAAGGTCACCGACGGCCAGTTCAGGCTCGACATCGGCATGGGAGGCTTGAGGGATTTCATCATCATTCACCTGCGCGCTGCCAACGACAGTTTCTGGACCGTCATGGCCTTTCCCGCCGGAGGAAAAGTCAAGGTGTACCAGGGATACCAGGAGGAGCCGCTGTGA
- a CDS encoding formyltransferase — protein sequence MATTSDKIIVCAYHNVGYRCITELLRQGAEIALIFSHEDSAGEQIWFESVRELAGRHGIPCLTSEINAPENVERVRELAPDFLFSFYYRSMIKPEVLEIPRKGALNLHGSYLPKYRGRVPVNWAVINGETETGATLHYMVEKPDAGEIVDQERVPILFTDTAQDVFHKVTDAAVEVLSRSWPLLREEKAARVPMDLSAGSYFGGRKPADGRIDWSRSAVEIYNLVRGVTHPYPGAFAHLDGRKVTVWSARPMEGNGEPGCIMSLDPLVVGTGKGLLELRSLQVEGEEELAGNRIELANTAHFD from the coding sequence ATGGCCACAACATCTGATAAAATAATAGTCTGCGCCTATCACAACGTAGGCTATCGCTGCATTACCGAACTTCTGCGCCAGGGTGCGGAGATAGCGCTGATCTTCAGCCACGAGGATTCGGCCGGAGAACAGATCTGGTTCGAGTCGGTACGTGAACTGGCCGGACGTCACGGCATACCCTGCCTGACCTCCGAGATCAATGCGCCGGAGAACGTGGAGCGGGTCCGGGAGCTCGCTCCCGATTTCCTGTTTTCGTTCTATTACCGCTCCATGATCAAGCCCGAGGTGCTGGAGATACCCCGCAAAGGGGCGCTCAACCTGCACGGGTCCTATCTGCCGAAATACCGTGGCCGGGTGCCGGTCAATTGGGCGGTGATCAACGGCGAGACCGAAACGGGCGCCACCCTGCACTACATGGTGGAGAAGCCCGATGCCGGCGAAATCGTGGACCAGGAAAGGGTGCCGATACTGTTCACCGACACGGCCCAGGATGTCTTTCACAAGGTCACCGATGCGGCTGTGGAGGTGCTTTCCCGTTCCTGGCCGCTTCTGCGCGAGGAGAAGGCTGCCAGAGTGCCGATGGATCTTTCTGCCGGCAGTTACTTCGGCGGCCGCAAACCGGCGGATGGCCGTATCGATTGGAGCAGAAGCGCCGTTGAGATCTACAATCTGGTCCGTGGCGTAACCCATCCCTATCCGGGGGCCTTTGCCCATCTCGACGGCAGAAAAGTTACCGTCTGGTCCGCCCGGCCAATGGAGGGGAATGGTGAGCCGGGATGTATCATGTCGCTTGATCCGCTGGTGGTCGGCACCGGAAAAGGGTTGCTGGAGCTGCGTTCCCTTCAGGTCGAGGGGGAAGAGGAACTGGCAGGGAACAGAATAGAGCTGGCAAATACCGCGCATTTCGATTAA
- a CDS encoding 23S rRNA (pseudouridine(1915)-N(3))-methyltransferase RlmH, producing the protein MKLRVLWVGKSREAWVKEAVADYGGRIRRYLPLELCEVRDEKGALAEEMRRRECERLEKQVPPGATLVLMDERGDQLDSPGLAGFIGKQRDAAVGDMVFAIGGAYGFSEEFRRRGRLLSLSRMTFTHQMVRVFLLEQIYRACTILNNEPYHH; encoded by the coding sequence ATGAAGCTGCGTGTCCTGTGGGTAGGCAAAAGCCGCGAGGCGTGGGTAAAGGAGGCGGTTGCCGATTACGGCGGCCGCATCCGGCGTTATCTGCCCCTGGAATTGTGCGAGGTACGCGACGAAAAGGGGGCTCTGGCTGAGGAGATGCGCCGCCGTGAGTGCGAGCGGCTGGAGAAGCAGGTGCCGCCGGGGGCGACGCTGGTGCTCATGGATGAGCGCGGCGATCAGCTCGACTCCCCCGGCTTGGCCGGTTTTATCGGCAAACAGCGCGATGCGGCGGTCGGTGACATGGTGTTCGCCATTGGCGGTGCCTACGGCTTTTCAGAGGAATTCCGCCGACGGGGAAGGTTGCTTTCACTTTCCCGGATGACCTTCACTCACCAGATGGTGCGGGTTTTCCTGCTGGAGCAGATTTACCGGGCCTGTACTATTCTCAACAACGAGCCGTACCATCACTGA
- the nadD gene encoding nicotinate-nucleotide adenylyltransferase has translation MSSRIGLMGGTFNPVHLAHLRIAEEARDMCGLDRVIFIPAGDPPHKPLAGEVPFTQRCEMVRRAIAGNPAFELSEIEGQRAGKSYSIDTIAAFRLANPDDQLFFIIGSDSFLEIGLWHRFAEIFRSCSLIVVERPGCPVSDPSASLPAAIRAELSYSETARLLEHRSGTSVQFVTGCPLAISSSEIRRLAAAGRSITYLVPPQVGEYIKEQRIYQE, from the coding sequence ATGTCGTCCAGGATCGGCCTGATGGGGGGCACCTTCAATCCGGTGCACCTTGCCCATTTGCGGATTGCCGAGGAGGCCCGTGATATGTGCGGGCTGGACCGGGTTATATTCATTCCGGCCGGAGATCCTCCCCATAAACCGCTGGCCGGCGAGGTGCCCTTTACGCAGCGCTGCGAGATGGTGCGGCGCGCAATTGCCGGAAACCCCGCCTTCGAGCTTTCGGAGATAGAGGGACAGCGTGCCGGGAAATCCTATTCGATCGATACCATTGCCGCCTTTCGTCTGGCAAACCCCGATGACCAGCTGTTCTTCATCATCGGCAGCGATTCGTTTCTGGAGATAGGATTGTGGCATCGTTTCGCCGAGATCTTCCGATCCTGCAGTCTGATCGTAGTCGAACGTCCGGGATGCCCCGTCAGCGACCCCTCCGCGAGCCTGCCGGCCGCCATCCGTGCCGAACTCAGCTATAGCGAAACCGCCCGGCTGCTGGAGCATCGCTCCGGAACATCGGTGCAGTTCGTCACCGGCTGTCCCCTGGCCATCTCATCGAGCGAGATCCGCCGCTTGGCGGCAGCAGGACGTTCCATTACCTATCTCGTCCCTCCCCAGGTGGGGGAGTACATCAAGGAGCAAAGGATTTATCAAGAATGA
- the gspL gene encoding type II secretion system protein GspL produces the protein MDYLIIQVEEQRVTAVRFRVSGRAATMAGAAAFELGHEQDLPAVARRIAEGVSAGVHVVLCLPPTLFALRTVELPLTDLRKVREVLPVHMQGEIALPAEEAVFEALPSVDGRFMAVWARRSDIAREIAIFNEAGIDPQYVTTQPLAWGHLPGITADCAVTDGRALAVIAGGNVAFMRAFSGSDSLQELRATLTALELSEMVLPPRLFVFGEQAEALAAVEELPLAVQRLELPDDLAVQLRTDETFQQVAGAFAVVRAAMQGGLADFRRGDLAWTAGDVRLRKRMIVTAVLASLLAGLLFVSQWLQYRALRTDLDSLNTSISGIYRDVFPNRTKAVDEVAEIKSEIKKMAGGDMSASFLDVLKPIAEAKGAGITGLYEAELDGRTLRVKGDARSAQAANEFKAALAPIMATVELGEVKGRPDGTVSFSLSGTVKEVKQ, from the coding sequence ATGGACTATCTGATAATCCAGGTCGAGGAGCAGCGGGTGACCGCAGTCCGCTTCCGGGTCTCCGGACGGGCGGCCACCATGGCCGGTGCGGCGGCGTTTGAGCTGGGGCACGAACAGGACCTGCCGGCGGTGGCCCGCCGGATTGCCGAAGGGGTTTCCGCCGGCGTGCATGTGGTGCTGTGCCTGCCGCCGACGCTGTTTGCCCTGCGCACCGTGGAACTGCCGCTCACCGATCTGCGCAAGGTGCGCGAAGTGTTGCCGGTCCATATGCAGGGGGAGATCGCCCTGCCGGCCGAAGAGGCGGTCTTTGAAGCACTGCCGTCGGTCGACGGCCGGTTCATGGCCGTGTGGGCCCGGCGCAGCGATATCGCCCGGGAAATTGCCATCTTCAATGAAGCGGGCATTGACCCGCAATACGTCACCACACAGCCGTTGGCCTGGGGGCATTTGCCCGGTATTACCGCCGATTGCGCCGTAACCGACGGACGTGCCCTGGCGGTGATCGCCGGAGGCAACGTGGCCTTCATGCGCGCTTTCAGCGGCAGCGATTCCCTTCAGGAATTACGGGCCACCCTGACGGCGCTGGAACTGTCAGAGATGGTGCTGCCGCCGCGCTTGTTTGTATTCGGCGAGCAGGCCGAAGCCCTTGCGGCGGTGGAAGAGCTGCCGCTGGCGGTGCAACGGCTGGAACTGCCGGATGATCTGGCGGTGCAGCTCAGGACCGATGAAACGTTCCAGCAGGTGGCAGGCGCCTTTGCCGTGGTCAGAGCCGCCATGCAGGGGGGGCTGGCCGACTTCCGGCGGGGTGACCTGGCCTGGACCGCCGGAGATGTGCGGCTGCGGAAAAGGATGATCGTAACCGCCGTGCTGGCCTCTCTGCTGGCGGGCTTGCTGTTCGTGTCCCAGTGGCTGCAGTACCGGGCGTTGCGCACTGACCTGGATTCGCTGAACACCTCCATTTCGGGCATCTACCGCGATGTTTTCCCCAATCGGACCAAGGCGGTGGACGAGGTGGCCGAAATCAAAAGTGAGATCAAAAAAATGGCCGGCGGCGACATGTCGGCCAGCTTCCTGGATGTGCTCAAACCGATAGCCGAAGCCAAAGGGGCCGGTATTACCGGCCTCTATGAGGCCGAACTGGACGGTCGCACCCTGCGGGTCAAGGGGGATGCCCGCTCGGCCCAGGCGGCCAACGAGTTCAAGGCGGCCCTGGCCCCTATCATGGCGACCGTGGAACTGGGCGAGGTCAAAGGGCGCCCCGACGGTACGGTCAGCTTCAGTCTGAGCGGAACCGTGAAGGAGGTGAAGCAATGA
- a CDS encoding prepilin-type N-terminal cleavage/methylation domain-containing protein, which translates to MKTAHGFTLLEVMVALAVMAGVILTVLSSVNYHLTIVAREKDETALSILARAKLTELLQEPLQQKGEGTLAPQHPELTWQSELQPTQLPALQKLVLRVQRTSDKREVVLERYIVPK; encoded by the coding sequence GTGAAGACCGCACACGGTTTTACCCTGCTGGAGGTGATGGTGGCCCTGGCGGTCATGGCGGGGGTCATCCTGACGGTGCTGAGTTCGGTCAATTATCACCTGACCATCGTGGCCCGTGAAAAGGACGAAACCGCGCTCTCCATCCTGGCGCGCGCCAAGCTCACCGAGCTGTTGCAGGAACCACTTCAGCAGAAGGGCGAGGGGACCCTGGCCCCGCAGCATCCTGAATTGACGTGGCAGTCCGAGCTGCAGCCGACCCAGCTCCCCGCCCTGCAGAAACTGGTGCTGCGAGTCCAACGGACCAGCGACAAACGGGAGGTGGTGCTTGAGCGCTACATCGTCCCGAAATAG
- a CDS encoding type II secretion system protein GspJ, which yields MSATSSRNRGFTLLEVLIAIVLLGLLAGALYASYFTVLRARDSATESMETRRELGATLDLLRREISSAKFDRTDTQKRWRFVVEDRDNFGKPASTLELTSFAPPAAGRKESGVINVQYRLLEQNKHWILTRREQDVLLKPDTVPVYPQMETISAFLVECYDGSKWVRSWDTATSLNNSLPRQVRITIQVEEAGKPVEFSVYATPRVTQ from the coding sequence TTGAGCGCTACATCGTCCCGAAATAGGGGCTTCACGCTCCTGGAGGTGCTGATAGCCATCGTGCTGCTGGGGCTGTTGGCGGGAGCGCTCTACGCCAGTTATTTCACGGTTCTCAGGGCGCGGGACAGCGCCACCGAGAGCATGGAGACACGCCGTGAACTGGGTGCGACACTCGATCTGCTGCGCCGCGAAATCTCATCGGCCAAGTTTGATCGCACCGACACGCAAAAGCGCTGGCGGTTCGTGGTGGAGGACCGGGACAACTTCGGCAAACCGGCCTCGACGCTGGAGCTGACCAGCTTCGCTCCCCCCGCGGCGGGACGCAAGGAATCGGGCGTGATCAATGTGCAGTACCGCTTGCTTGAACAGAACAAACACTGGATTTTAACGCGCAGGGAGCAGGATGTGCTGCTCAAACCGGACACGGTGCCGGTGTATCCGCAGATGGAAACCATCAGCGCCTTTCTGGTGGAATGCTATGACGGTTCCAAGTGGGTTAGAAGCTGGGACACCGCCACCTCCCTGAACAACTCCCTGCCGAGGCAGGTGCGCATCACCATTCAGGTTGAGGAGGCCGGCAAGCCGGTCGAATTTTCGGTATACGCCACTCCCCGGGTGACGCAATGA
- the rsfS gene encoding ribosome silencing factor: MTVNKTAAKPTLSAPERALKCAELAFDKKAYDIRALDITRVSTIADYLVIISGSSDRQVQAIADSIRTGLKKYGKVNDIEGEAEGKWIVMDYGDVLVHIFHDPLRSYYDLDGLWQLASEVELPKAIREARKDSFF; encoded by the coding sequence ATGACCGTGAATAAAACAGCAGCAAAACCGACCCTGAGCGCCCCGGAACGGGCCCTGAAATGCGCAGAGCTGGCCTTCGACAAGAAGGCCTACGACATCCGCGCCCTGGATATAACCAGGGTTTCGACCATTGCCGATTACCTGGTGATCATCTCGGGCAGTTCCGACCGGCAGGTCCAGGCCATTGCCGACAGTATCCGCACCGGACTCAAGAAGTACGGCAAGGTCAATGACATTGAAGGGGAAGCCGAGGGCAAGTGGATCGTAATGGACTACGGCGACGTGCTGGTGCACATCTTCCACGATCCGCTCCGCAGCTATTACGACCTGGATGGCCTGTGGCAGCTCGCGTCGGAGGTGGAACTGCCCAAGGCGATCCGCGAGGCACGCAAGGACAGCTTCTTTTGA
- the gspK gene encoding type II secretion system minor pseudopilin GspK, whose product MKGLICGRRGFALVLTLVVTALMVAVAVELVHQVYVDTSLTRAFRDGQQASILAESGIEGGIKLVQTALAIHPNYTSLTDWNQPIKLEDEIGSIEIAVTEESGKINLNDVITADGNFEQTRLAQLKRLGKRLQVPEDNWGALADWIDTNGETRAGGAEDTYYLTQKPPYRAANQPLTTFTELSLVKGFLPQYLIALRPFVTVYGLKGAISKININTAPKEVIVALDDSIDDSVASKVDEQRRLKPFENIGDVNSRVSGSGALMGKQAYLGFAGTIFRIISVARVKETARTVEAVVDVGSNKILSWQEY is encoded by the coding sequence ATGAAGGGGCTGATCTGCGGTAGAAGGGGCTTCGCCCTGGTCCTGACCCTGGTGGTGACTGCCCTGATGGTGGCGGTGGCAGTGGAGCTGGTCCATCAGGTCTATGTGGATACCTCGCTTACCCGGGCCTTCCGTGACGGGCAGCAGGCCTCGATTCTGGCCGAATCGGGTATCGAGGGGGGCATCAAGCTGGTGCAGACCGCCCTGGCAATCCATCCGAACTATACTTCGCTGACCGATTGGAACCAGCCGATAAAGCTGGAAGACGAGATCGGTTCGATCGAAATCGCGGTGACGGAAGAGAGCGGCAAGATCAATTTGAATGATGTAATAACCGCAGACGGAAACTTTGAGCAAACCAGATTAGCTCAGCTCAAACGGCTGGGCAAACGGTTACAGGTGCCGGAGGACAATTGGGGCGCTTTGGCCGACTGGATTGACACTAATGGCGAAACGAGGGCCGGGGGAGCTGAGGATACCTATTATTTAACCCAGAAGCCCCCCTACCGCGCTGCCAACCAACCTCTCACCACTTTTACAGAACTGTCGCTGGTCAAAGGCTTCCTGCCGCAGTATTTGATAGCCCTGCGACCTTTTGTGACTGTGTATGGCTTAAAAGGGGCCATATCAAAGATAAATATCAATACTGCCCCCAAAGAGGTCATCGTGGCTTTGGACGATTCCATAGATGACAGCGTGGCAAGTAAGGTCGATGAACAACGCCGTTTGAAGCCGTTCGAAAACATTGGTGACGTAAATTCAAGGGTCTCTGGAAGCGGGGCACTTATGGGTAAACAGGCGTATTTGGGGTTTGCGGGCACTATTTTCAGAATCATTTCCGTAGCACGGGTCAAGGAAACGGCCCGAACGGTGGAGGCTGTGGTCGACGTAGGTAGTAATAAAATTTTATCGTGGCAAGAGTATTAG